A genomic segment from Glycine max cultivar Williams 82 chromosome 1, Glycine_max_v4.0, whole genome shotgun sequence encodes:
- the LOC100783602 gene encoding cytochrome P450 78A5 has translation MSPDFTLLFFPELIQPPIVTLQAALCILLLTFLLTFFLTPGGLAWAWATKSSTRPIIPGPVMALLSVFTGSTPHRRLSMLARSYHAEKLMAFSIGLTRFVISSEPETAKEILGSPGFADRPVKESAYQLLFHRAMGFAPYGEYWRNLRRISALHLFSPKRITGSEAFRNEVGLKMVDEVKKVMKDNRHVEVKRILHYGSLNNVMMTVFGKCYEFYEGEGVELEALVSEGYELLGVFNWSDHFPVLGWLDLQGVRKRCRCLVEKVNAFVGGVIEEHRVKRVRGGCVKDEGTGDFVDVLLDLENENKLSEADMIAVLWEMIFRGTDTVAILLEWILARMVLHPDIQAKAQREIDSVCGPYRLVSEADMPNLRYLQGIVKETLRVHPPGPLLSWARLAVHDVTVGGKHVIPKGTTAMVNMWAITHDERFWAEPERFRPERFVEEEDVNIMGSDLRLAPFGSGRRVCPGKALGLASVHLWLAQLLQNFHWVQFDGVSVELDECLKLSMEMKKPLACKAVPRVAV, from the exons atgtcacCAGATTTTACACTCTTGTTCTTCCCGGAACTCATCCAACCCCCTATCGTCACCCTCCAAGCCGCCCTATGCATCCTTCTCTTAACCTTCCTCCTCACGTTTTTCCTCACTCCAGGCGGGCTTGCGTGGGCCTGGGCCACCAAGTCCTCGACCCGGCCCATCATTCCGGGCCCAGTAATGGCCCTGCTCAGCGTCTTCACCGGCTCCACCCCGCACCGCAGGTTATCCATGCTCGCCCGCTCTTACCACGCAGAAAAGCTCATGGCTTTTTCAATCGGTCTGACCCGGTTCGTCATCTCGAGTGAACCGGAAACCGCAAAGGAGATTCTCGGCAGCCCCGGTTTTGCTGACAGACCAGTGAAGGAATCGGCCTACCAGCTTCTCTTCCACCGCGCAATGGGGTTTGCACCATACGGAGAATACTGGAGAAACCTGAGGAGAATCTCCGCCCTTCATCTCTTCTCTCCCAAGAGAATCACCGGCTCGGAAGCCTTTAGGAACGAGGTGGGGTTGAAAATGGTAGATGAAGTTAAGAAGGTTATGAAGGATAACCGACACGTGGAGGTTAAGAGGATTTTGCACTACGGGTCGTTGAACAATGTGATGATGACGGTGTTCGGTAAGTGTTATGAGTTCTACGAGGGTGAGGGTGTTGAGCTTGAGGCTTTGGTGAGCGAAGGGTATGAGCTGTTGGGTGTTTTTAACTGGAGCGACCATTTTCCGGTTCTGGGGTGGTTGGATTTGCAGGGTGTGAGGAAGAGGTGTAGGTGTTTGGTTGAAAAGGTTAATGCGTTTGTTGGGGGTGTTATTGAGGAGCATAGAGTGAAGAGGGTGAGAGGTGGGTGTGTGAAGGATGAAGGGACTGGGGATTTTGTTGATGTTTTGCTTGATTTGGAGAACGAGAACAAGCTTAGTGAGGCTGACATGATCGCTGTTCTTTGg GAAATGATATTTAGGGGAACTGACACGGTGGCAATTCTGCTGGAGTGGATCTTGGCTCGGATGGTTCTCCACCCCGACATCCAAGCCAAAGCACAGCGCGAAATAGACTCCGTCTGCGGACCCTACAGGCTCGTATCCGAAGCAGACATGCCGAACCTGCGCTACCTTCAGGGCATAGTAAAAGAAACTCTCCGCGTGCACCCTCCAGGCCCGCTACTCTCGTGGGCTCGCCTGGCGGTGCACGACGTTACCGTGGGCGGCAAGCACGTGATTCCCAAGGGCACCACCGCGATGGTGAACATGTGGGCCATAACGCACGACGAGAGGTTTTGGGCCGAGCCCGAGAGGTTCAGGCCCGAGCGGTTTGTGGAGGAGGAGGATGTGAACATAATGGGGTCTGATTTGAGGTTGGCACCTTTCGGGTCTGGGAGAAGAGTGTGCCCTGGGAAGGCCTTGGGCTTGGCCTCGGTTCATCTTTGGCTCGCTCAGTTGCTACAAAATTTTCATTGGGTTCAATTTGATGGTGTCTCTGTTGAGTTGGATGAGTGTCTTAAGCTTTCTATGGAGATGAAGAAGCCACTTGCTTGCAAGGCTGTGCCTAGGGTTGCTGTTTAG